One genomic region from Falco rusticolus isolate bFalRus1 chromosome 19, bFalRus1.pri, whole genome shotgun sequence encodes:
- the SHE gene encoding SH2 domain-containing adapter protein E: protein MAAKWFKEFPSSLKTVSERARPGGGSLAKSRKNSAVELGGCRAGPGGGKEGGGRLSRDNLQGLLQAATGKMRKNSRAEGGAAEGPPKTCGTYINRLIKVEAPEKNGKGYPGPLPTAAPAPEQDKGKTPKTETVIILEDYADPYDAKRTKGQREAERLGENDGYMEPYDAQQMITEIRRRGSKDPLVKAILLLDGPGEPGEGGGKTEPAKWSGGKEAAGKGPQLYDTPYEPGDGGAGGATERRARAGDGRLPENDERPAGEYEQPWEWKKEQIVKALSVQFEGSERPKEEAPRQHLRQKSWTPKMLKAAGSEHGEGERVDPALALEKQPWYHGAITRAEAESRLQACREAGYLVRTSETGSGKYSIALKTSQGCVHILVAQTKDNKYTLSQASGVFASVPEVVHYYSTEKLPFKGAEHMALLHPVHCKGH from the exons ATGGCGGCCAAGTGGTTCAAGGAATTCCCATCCAGCCTGAAGACGGTGTCGGAACGGGCTcggccgggcggcgggagccTGGCCAAGAGCCGCAAGAACTCAGCCGTCGAGTtggggggctgccgggccggCCCGGGGGGTGGCAAGGAGGGGGGGGGTCGGTTATCCCGGGACAACCTGCAGGGTCTGCTCCAGGCCGCCACCGGGAAGATGCGGAAGAATTCCCGAGCGGAGGGGGGAGCAGCGGAGGGGCCCCCCAAAACCTGCGGCACCTACATCAACCGCCTCATCAAGGTGGAGGCTCCCGAGAAGAACGGGAAGGGGTACCCCGGCCCCCTGCCCACCGCAGCGCCAGCCCCGgagcaggacaaggggaagACCCCCAAGACAGAGACG GTCATCATCCTGGAGGACTATGCCGACCCCTACGACGCGAAGCGCACCAAGGGGCAGCGGGAAGCCGAGCGCCTGGGGGAGAACGACGGCTACATGGAGCCCTACGACGCCCAGCAGATGATCACAG AAATCCGCCGTCGGGGCTCCAAGGACCCCCTGGTCAAagccatcctgctgctggaCGGTCCTGGcgagcctggggaggggggtggcaAGACGGAGCCGGCCAAGTGGTCGGGGGGCAAGGAGGCGGCAGGGAAGGGGCCACAGCTCTACGACACCCCCTATGAGCCTGGGGacgggggggctgggggggccacTGAGCGCAGGGCAAGGGCTGGGGATGGGCGCCTGCCCGAGAACGACGAGCGCCCGGCTGGCGAGTACGAGCAGCCCTGGGAGTGGAAGAAGGAGCAGATCGTCAAAGCGCTGTCAG tccaGTTTGAGGGCTCGGAGCGCCCCAAGGAGGAGGCGCCGCGGCAGCACCTACGCCAGAAGAGCTGGACCCCCAAGATGCTGAAGGCAGCGGGCAGCGAGCACGGCGAGGGGGAGCGGGTCGACCCTGCCCTGGCGCTGGAGAAGCAGCC CTGGTACCACGGGGCCATCACGAGGGCCGAGGCAGAGAGTCGGCTGCAGGCATGCCGCGAGGCCGGCTACCTGGTGCGCACCAGCGAGACCGGCAGCGGCAAGTACTCCATCGCGCTCAA GACCAGCCAGGGCTGCGTCCACATCCTGGTGGCCCAGACCAAGGACAACAAGTACACGCTCAGCCAGGCCAGCGGCGTCTTCGCCAGCGTCCCCGAGGTCGTGCACTACTACTCCACCGAGAAGCTGCCCTTCAAGGGGGCCGAGCACATGGCCCTGCTGCACCCCGTCCACTGCAAGGGGCATTAG
- the UBE2Q1 gene encoding ubiquitin-conjugating enzyme E2 Q1 translates to MQRAGAEEAAGAQAAAGGPGRSGAEVAAAPAGRLLRRELRLLESIFHRGHERFRIGSACPDEISCEFVPGAGARAGASASRGPPPGPVRIHCNITESYPAVPPIWSVESDDPNLAAILERLVEVRKGNTLLLQHLKRIISDLCKLYNLPQHPDVEMLDQPLPAEQSVQEEVSSEEEDEEMPEDTEDLDHYEMKEEEPADGKKTEDEGIGKENLAILEKIKKNQRQDYLNGAVSGSVQATDRLMKELRDIYRSPSFKGGYYAVELVNDSLYDWNVKLLKVDEDSALHNDLQILKEKEGTDFILLNFSFKDNFPFDPPFVRVVSPVLSGGYVLGGGAICMELLTKQGWSSAYSIESVIMQISATLVKGKARVQFGANKNQYSLTRAQQSYKSLVQIHEKNGWYTPPKEDG, encoded by the exons ATGCAGCGGGCGGGGGcggaggaggcggcgggggcgcaggcggcggcgggggggcccgggcggagcggggccgaggtggcggcggcccccgccggGCGGCTCCTGAGGCGGGAGCTGCGGCTGCTCGAGTCCATCTTCCACCGGGGCCACGAGCGGTTCCGCATCGGCAGCGCCTGCCCCGACGAGATCAGCTGCGAGTTCGTcccgggggccggggcccgcGCCGGGGCCTCCGCCTCCCGGGGGCCGCCACCGGGGCCCGTCCGCATCCACTGCAACATCACG GAGTCTTACCCAGCTGTTCCTCCGATATGGTCTGTGGAGTCGGACGATCCAAACCTGGCAGCTATCCTGGAGAGGCTGGTGGAAGTCAGGAAAGGAAATACGCTG CTTTTGCAGCACCTGAAGCGAATAATCTCCGACCTGTGCAAACTCTACAACCTCCCTCAACATCCAGACGTTGAAATGCTGGACCAGCCTCTGCCGGCGGAACAG AGCGTGCAGGAAGAGGTGTCCtctgaagaggaagatgaagagaTGCCAGAG GACACCGAGGACTTGGACCACTATGAGATGAAAGAGGAAGAGCCGGCAGATGGGAAGAAGACAGAGGATGAAGGCATTGGGAAGGAAAACCTCGccattttagagaaaataaaaaagaaccaGAGGCAAGATTACTTAAAT GGTGCAGTGTCTGGGTCTGTGCAGGCCACCGACCGGCTAATGAAGGAGCTCAGGGATATTTACCGATCACCAAGTTTCAAGGGTG GATACTATGCAGTTGAACTAGTGAACGACAGCCTGTACGATTGGAACGTCAAACTCCTGAA GGTTGACGAGGATAGCGCTTTGCACAACGATCTCCAGATCctcaaagagaaagaaggaacagaTTTCATCCTCCTCAACTTCTCCTTTAAA GATAACTTTCCTTTTGATCCACCATTCGTAAGGGTTGTGTCCCCGGTGCTGTCAGGGGG GTACGTTCTGGGTGGCGGTGCCATCTGCATGGAGCTACTGACAAAACAG ggctggagcagcgcGTACTCCATCGAGTCAGTGATCATGCAGATCAGCGCGACTCTGGTGAAAGGGAAAGCACGAGTACAGTTTGGAGCAAATAAG AATCAGTACAGCCTGACGAGAGCACAGCAGTCCTACAAGTCCCTGGTTCAGATCCACGAGAAGAATG GCTGGTACACACCGCCCAAGGAGGATGGCTAG